GAGCCGAAAAGGGTCCGTCTCCCCGTCCTGACTAGCCCCATCCGACCATCCCGAACCACCCGAAGTGGCAGTGCAGTTGGAATGAACCCTCCGCGCGGGTGATGCGTCCTGAACCTGTGAGAAGCGGTGCCGCTAAATCCCTGCGGATTGACGCCCGTGGGGCAACACTGGGTTCGACCGACTTATACAAACGGGGGCGGCCATGAACGAGGCTTCACGCCACAGGACAGACCCGACAACCCACTCACTCCACACGACAGAGCGAAAGATCCCACCCATGTGCCAGCACCAGCCACCCTGTCCGACAGCCGAATCAGCCGACCGGGAGTCCGCCCGACTCGTGGCGCACCACCCGGAGCAGGGATGGAGCCTGCTGTGCAACGGCGTTCTGCTGTTCGAGGACACCGGTGAGCTTCTGCCCGACGGCCAGATCATCGCCCCGCACCGTGCACAGGTGATGACCGCGGCCTGAGCG
This genomic window from Streptomyces sp. DG2A-72 contains:
- a CDS encoding DUF5999 family protein codes for the protein MCQHQPPCPTAESADRESARLVAHHPEQGWSLLCNGVLLFEDTGELLPDGQIIAPHRAQVMTAA